A portion of the Armatimonadota bacterium genome contains these proteins:
- a CDS encoding PilZ domain-containing protein: protein MAAAHSARVKAIRTGVSVRGKIVAYDDAGIHIQIGSLPRAASLFPIGEKVQMTVSTAAGRHTVDTLIKRVSDDLLVVQASTVMTRQQRRRGNRQPCRVACTFRDLDQQEGGWLDGEIHDISHGGMKIVSPNAYEAGACLVVKYCLFAEDIPVVATGEITHQGVDDKGQNYMGLKFLHAPRLEARRLFDASPSTV, encoded by the coding sequence ATGGCGGCAGCGCACAGTGCGAGGGTGAAGGCAATCAGAACGGGAGTATCTGTCAGAGGAAAAATCGTTGCCTATGATGACGCCGGCATTCACATCCAAATCGGTTCGCTGCCCAGAGCCGCCAGCCTCTTTCCGATCGGCGAGAAGGTGCAGATGACCGTTTCAACCGCGGCAGGGCGGCATACCGTCGATACCCTGATCAAGCGCGTTTCGGACGACCTGTTGGTGGTCCAGGCCTCAACCGTCATGACGCGGCAACAGCGCAGACGCGGCAACCGCCAACCCTGCCGAGTGGCCTGTACATTTCGAGACTTGGACCAACAAGAGGGCGGCTGGCTCGACGGCGAAATCCACGACATTAGCCACGGCGGGATGAAAATCGTCTCGCCCAATGCCTACGAAGCCGGCGCCTGCCTCGTCGTCAAGTATTGCCTCTTCGCAGAAGACATTCCCGTCGTCGCAACGGGCGAGATCACTCACCAAGGCGTCGACGACAAAGGCCAAAATTATATGGGTCTCAAGTTCCTGCACGCACCGCGGCTCGAGGCTCGAAGACTCTTCGACGCGAGCCCCTCGACCGTCTAA